The following are encoded together in the Malaya genurostris strain Urasoe2022 chromosome 3, Malgen_1.1, whole genome shotgun sequence genome:
- the LOC131436056 gene encoding cuticle protein CP14.6-like, with product MYNQLLIVLLVTATVVSAIPVPEGDADATVLGQELIINGDGSYAFSYETSNGIKGSQQSSDGINAEGGYSYTGPDGVEYQLSYVADEHGFQPKGAHLPVEPPAPDYVIKMLEDLRATNDPEFNLEALDATIARLKATQV from the coding sequence CTTATCGTACTACTGGTGACAGCAACCGTTGTCTCAGCAATCCCTGTTCCCGAAGGCGATGCCGATGCTACCGTTCTGGGTCAGGAGCTAATTATCAACGGAGATGGCAGCTACGCGTTCAGCTACGAAACCAGCAACGGAATCAAGGGCAGCCAGCAAAGCAGTGACGGTATCAACGCAGAGGGTGGATATTCCTATACCGGTCCGGATGGAGTGGAATACCAGTTGAGCTATGTGGCTGATGAGCACGGTTTCCAGCCGAAGGGTGCGCATCTCCCGGTGGAACCACCGGCACCAGATTACGTAATCAAAATGCTGGAAGATCTACGAGCTACCAATGACCCAGAGTTCAACCTGGAAGCGCTGGATGCGACCATAGCGAGGCTGAAGGCTACGCAGGTTTAA